The proteins below come from a single Ostrinia nubilalis chromosome Z, ilOstNubi1.1, whole genome shotgun sequence genomic window:
- the LOC135086761 gene encoding insulin-like growth factor 2 mRNA-binding protein 1 isoform X5, translated as MASRMAKYRSRSSKVLISGLPPHVRFDNIEPLLSQYGNVQQCDKASSRDPNTQAVFITFETPEQALQAINGLNGCELEGSRMKVEAAEQNARGGRRGRPGGGRGGGGAAGGGSRPTDFPLRLLVQSDMVGAIIGRQGSTIRLITQQSRARVDVHRKDNVGSLEKAITIYGNPENCTNACKRILEVMQQEANNTNKGDISLQILAHNNLIGRIIGKGGNTIKRIMQETDTKITVSSINDINSFNLERIITVKGTIENMAKAESQISAKLRQSYESDLQVLAPQSIMFPGLHPMAMMSTGRSFCGAPPPFQPPIYAPLAGQGGAQQGAGDSQETTYLYIPNNAVGAIIGTKGSHIRNIIRFSRASVKIAPLEQEKQGENQNAQQERKVTIVGSPEAQWKAQFLIFEKMREEGFMSGSEDVRLTVEIVVASSQVGRIIGKGGQNVRELQRMTGSLIKLPEQPQQAGGPQQDHDTTVHIVGPFYSVQSAQRRIRAMVAQASAPGRRRAAPPPPAQQ; from the exons ATGGCATCCAGAATGGCGAAATACCGCAG CCGATCATCAAAGGTTCTCATCAGCGGACTTCCCCCGCATGTTCGCTTCGACAACATCGAGCCTCTGCTGTCACAGTACGGCAACGTGCAGCAATGCGACAAAGCCAGCTCCCGCGATCCCAACACCCAGGCGGTTTTTATCACGTTCGAGACTCCGGAGCAGGCGTTGCA GGCTATCAACGGGTTGAACGGCTGTGAACTGGAAGGTAGCCGTATGAAGGTAGAGGCCGCCGAGCAGAACGCGCGGGGCGGACGGCGGGGACGCCCGGGCGGcggccgcggcggcggcggcgcggcgggcggcggctcgCGGCCCACCGACTTCCCGCTGCGGCTGCTCGTCCAGAGTGACATGGTCGGCGCCATCATCGGCCGCCAGGGCAGCACCATCCGCCTCATCACACAGCAGAGCCGTGCGCGCGTAGACGTCCACCGCAAGGACAACGTGGGATCCCTCGAGAAAGCCATAACTATTTATGGCAACCCAGAGAACTGCACCAACGCGTGCAAGAGAATACTCGAAGTGATGCAACAAGAGGCCAACAATACTAACAAAGG TGATATATCCCTTCAAATCCTAGCGCACAACAACCTAATTGGACGTATCATCGGCAAGGGTGGGAACACTATCAAGCGGATCATGCAAGAAACCGATACCAAGATCACGGTTTCTTCTATCAATGATATCAATAGCTTCAATTTGGAGCGGATCATCACCGTCAAGGGCACTATTGAAAACATGGCTAAAGCCGAGTCACAGATATCGGCAAAGCTCCGTCAGAGCTACGAAAGCGACCTGCAG GTGTTGGCGCCACAAAGCATAATGTTCCCGGGACTGCACCCGATGGCGATGATGTCGACTGGTCGCAGCTTCTGCGGCGCTCCGCCCCCATTCCAGCCGCCGATCTACGCGCCGCTGGCCGGCCAAGGCGGCGCCCAACAAGGAGCCGGGGATAGCCAG GAAACTACATACCTTTACATCCCAAACAATGCTGTGGGCGCCATCATCGGCACCAAGGGATCACACATCCGCAACATAATTCGGTTCAGCCGAGCGTCGGTTAAGATAGCGCCTTTGGAGCAAGAAAAGCAAGGCGAGAACCAGAATGCTCAACAGGAGCGCAAGGTCACAATTGTTGGCAGCCCTGAAGCCCAATGGAAAGCACAATTCTTGATTTTCGAGAAAATGCGAGAGGAAGGTTTCATGTCTGGCTCAGAGGACGTGCGACTGACGGTGGAGATAGTCGTTGCGTCGTCCCAGGTGGGCCGGATCATCGGCAAGGGCGGGCAGAACGTGCGCGAGCTGCAGCGCATGACCGGCTCGCTGATCAAGCTGCCCGAGCAGCCGCAGCAGGCCGGCGGCCCGCAGCAGGACCACGACACCACCGTGCACATCGTCGGACCCTTCTACAGCGTCCAG TCGGCTCAGCGCCGCATCCGCGCCATGGTCGCGCAGGCCAGCGCGCcgggccgccgccgcgccgccccgccgccgccggcgcagCAGTAA
- the LOC135086761 gene encoding insulin-like growth factor 2 mRNA-binding protein 1 isoform X4, which translates to MANSVEQQFSELNLSQEDHDQIFEQDDHQDQSRSSKVLISGLPPHVRFDNIEPLLSQYGNVQQCDKASSRDPNTQAVFITFETPEQALQAINGLNGCELEGSRMKVEAAEQNARGGRRGRPGGGRGGGGAAGGGSRPTDFPLRLLVQSDMVGAIIGRQGSTIRLITQQSRARVDVHRKDNVGSLEKAITIYGNPENCTNACKRILEVMQQEANNTNKGDISLQILAHNNLIGRIIGKGGNTIKRIMQETDTKITVSSINDINSFNLERIITVKGTIENMAKAESQISAKLRQSYESDLQVLAPQSIMFPGLHPMAMMSTGRSFCGAPPPFQPPIYAPLAGQGGAQQGAGDSQETTYLYIPNNAVGAIIGTKGSHIRNIIRFSRASVKIAPLEQEKQGENQNAQQERKVTIVGSPEAQWKAQFLIFEKMREEGFMSGSEDVRLTVEIVVASSQVGRIIGKGGQNVRELQRMTGSLIKLPEQPQQAGGPQQDHDTTVHIVGPFYSVQSAQRRIRAMVAQASAPGRRRAAPPPPAQQ; encoded by the exons CCGATCATCAAAGGTTCTCATCAGCGGACTTCCCCCGCATGTTCGCTTCGACAACATCGAGCCTCTGCTGTCACAGTACGGCAACGTGCAGCAATGCGACAAAGCCAGCTCCCGCGATCCCAACACCCAGGCGGTTTTTATCACGTTCGAGACTCCGGAGCAGGCGTTGCA GGCTATCAACGGGTTGAACGGCTGTGAACTGGAAGGTAGCCGTATGAAGGTAGAGGCCGCCGAGCAGAACGCGCGGGGCGGACGGCGGGGACGCCCGGGCGGcggccgcggcggcggcggcgcggcgggcggcggctcgCGGCCCACCGACTTCCCGCTGCGGCTGCTCGTCCAGAGTGACATGGTCGGCGCCATCATCGGCCGCCAGGGCAGCACCATCCGCCTCATCACACAGCAGAGCCGTGCGCGCGTAGACGTCCACCGCAAGGACAACGTGGGATCCCTCGAGAAAGCCATAACTATTTATGGCAACCCAGAGAACTGCACCAACGCGTGCAAGAGAATACTCGAAGTGATGCAACAAGAGGCCAACAATACTAACAAAGG TGATATATCCCTTCAAATCCTAGCGCACAACAACCTAATTGGACGTATCATCGGCAAGGGTGGGAACACTATCAAGCGGATCATGCAAGAAACCGATACCAAGATCACGGTTTCTTCTATCAATGATATCAATAGCTTCAATTTGGAGCGGATCATCACCGTCAAGGGCACTATTGAAAACATGGCTAAAGCCGAGTCACAGATATCGGCAAAGCTCCGTCAGAGCTACGAAAGCGACCTGCAG GTGTTGGCGCCACAAAGCATAATGTTCCCGGGACTGCACCCGATGGCGATGATGTCGACTGGTCGCAGCTTCTGCGGCGCTCCGCCCCCATTCCAGCCGCCGATCTACGCGCCGCTGGCCGGCCAAGGCGGCGCCCAACAAGGAGCCGGGGATAGCCAG GAAACTACATACCTTTACATCCCAAACAATGCTGTGGGCGCCATCATCGGCACCAAGGGATCACACATCCGCAACATAATTCGGTTCAGCCGAGCGTCGGTTAAGATAGCGCCTTTGGAGCAAGAAAAGCAAGGCGAGAACCAGAATGCTCAACAGGAGCGCAAGGTCACAATTGTTGGCAGCCCTGAAGCCCAATGGAAAGCACAATTCTTGATTTTCGAGAAAATGCGAGAGGAAGGTTTCATGTCTGGCTCAGAGGACGTGCGACTGACGGTGGAGATAGTCGTTGCGTCGTCCCAGGTGGGCCGGATCATCGGCAAGGGCGGGCAGAACGTGCGCGAGCTGCAGCGCATGACCGGCTCGCTGATCAAGCTGCCCGAGCAGCCGCAGCAGGCCGGCGGCCCGCAGCAGGACCACGACACCACCGTGCACATCGTCGGACCCTTCTACAGCGTCCAG TCGGCTCAGCGCCGCATCCGCGCCATGGTCGCGCAGGCCAGCGCGCcgggccgccgccgcgccgccccgccgccgccggcgcagCAGTAA
- the LOC135086761 gene encoding insulin-like growth factor 2 mRNA-binding protein 1 isoform X2, protein MSFEARVSSGPFNFLLDMDGDMSQGASGDVSPTYDDSRSSKVLISGLPPHVRFDNIEPLLSQYGNVQQCDKASSRDPNTQAVFITFETPEQALQAINGLNGCELEGSRMKVEAAEQNARGGRRGRPGGGRGGGGAAGGGSRPTDFPLRLLVQSDMVGAIIGRQGSTIRLITQQSRARVDVHRKDNVGSLEKAITIYGNPENCTNACKRILEVMQQEANNTNKGDISLQILAHNNLIGRIIGKGGNTIKRIMQETDTKITVSSINDINSFNLERIITVKGTIENMAKAESQISAKLRQSYESDLQVLAPQSIMFPGLHPMAMMSTGRSFCGAPPPFQPPIYAPLAGQGGAQQGAGDSQETTYLYIPNNAVGAIIGTKGSHIRNIIRFSRASVKIAPLEQEKQGENQNAQQERKVTIVGSPEAQWKAQFLIFEKMREEGFMSGSEDVRLTVEIVVASSQVGRIIGKGGQNVRELQRMTGSLIKLPEQPQQAGGPQQDHDTTVHIVGPFYSVQSAQRRIRAMVAQASAPGRRRAAPPPPAQQ, encoded by the exons CCGATCATCAAAGGTTCTCATCAGCGGACTTCCCCCGCATGTTCGCTTCGACAACATCGAGCCTCTGCTGTCACAGTACGGCAACGTGCAGCAATGCGACAAAGCCAGCTCCCGCGATCCCAACACCCAGGCGGTTTTTATCACGTTCGAGACTCCGGAGCAGGCGTTGCA GGCTATCAACGGGTTGAACGGCTGTGAACTGGAAGGTAGCCGTATGAAGGTAGAGGCCGCCGAGCAGAACGCGCGGGGCGGACGGCGGGGACGCCCGGGCGGcggccgcggcggcggcggcgcggcgggcggcggctcgCGGCCCACCGACTTCCCGCTGCGGCTGCTCGTCCAGAGTGACATGGTCGGCGCCATCATCGGCCGCCAGGGCAGCACCATCCGCCTCATCACACAGCAGAGCCGTGCGCGCGTAGACGTCCACCGCAAGGACAACGTGGGATCCCTCGAGAAAGCCATAACTATTTATGGCAACCCAGAGAACTGCACCAACGCGTGCAAGAGAATACTCGAAGTGATGCAACAAGAGGCCAACAATACTAACAAAGG TGATATATCCCTTCAAATCCTAGCGCACAACAACCTAATTGGACGTATCATCGGCAAGGGTGGGAACACTATCAAGCGGATCATGCAAGAAACCGATACCAAGATCACGGTTTCTTCTATCAATGATATCAATAGCTTCAATTTGGAGCGGATCATCACCGTCAAGGGCACTATTGAAAACATGGCTAAAGCCGAGTCACAGATATCGGCAAAGCTCCGTCAGAGCTACGAAAGCGACCTGCAG GTGTTGGCGCCACAAAGCATAATGTTCCCGGGACTGCACCCGATGGCGATGATGTCGACTGGTCGCAGCTTCTGCGGCGCTCCGCCCCCATTCCAGCCGCCGATCTACGCGCCGCTGGCCGGCCAAGGCGGCGCCCAACAAGGAGCCGGGGATAGCCAG GAAACTACATACCTTTACATCCCAAACAATGCTGTGGGCGCCATCATCGGCACCAAGGGATCACACATCCGCAACATAATTCGGTTCAGCCGAGCGTCGGTTAAGATAGCGCCTTTGGAGCAAGAAAAGCAAGGCGAGAACCAGAATGCTCAACAGGAGCGCAAGGTCACAATTGTTGGCAGCCCTGAAGCCCAATGGAAAGCACAATTCTTGATTTTCGAGAAAATGCGAGAGGAAGGTTTCATGTCTGGCTCAGAGGACGTGCGACTGACGGTGGAGATAGTCGTTGCGTCGTCCCAGGTGGGCCGGATCATCGGCAAGGGCGGGCAGAACGTGCGCGAGCTGCAGCGCATGACCGGCTCGCTGATCAAGCTGCCCGAGCAGCCGCAGCAGGCCGGCGGCCCGCAGCAGGACCACGACACCACCGTGCACATCGTCGGACCCTTCTACAGCGTCCAG TCGGCTCAGCGCCGCATCCGCGCCATGGTCGCGCAGGCCAGCGCGCcgggccgccgccgcgccgccccgccgccgccggcgcagCAGTAA